CTCTTGTTGATCACCCCCTGCTCCGCAACATGATCGCGACCGGCAACCGACTTGGTTTCCAGGCTGTCCGAACTGCGCTTATCCCTGCCAGACTCCGTTCGGTCTCGGTTCTTGGCAACGCGTGAATCGAGCTGCAGCCCGACGACCTTGCCGATGATCTTGGTTGCCTGCTCGAAGATCAGCCGATCAGACGGATTGGCAATCTTGGCGGCAACGCTGAGCGCGGTGTTCGCCAGCGTTTCCTTGGCTGCCTTGGCCTGGGTGGCAGTGATGGGGGTGGACCGTAGCATGTGCTCTTTGCCTTTCTCTCGTGTGGGATCACGGCCTTCGCGGACCGCTGTTTCAAGCCTTCCGTATTCGCGTCGAAGCCCGATGGACAGATCCTGGCTGAGTTCTCGCGCGGTGCTCGGTGCACCGCGGTCCTTCGCAATTCCTTCCAGCATCCGAATGACGTGCCCGACGGAATGCCGGCTCTGTTCGAGCCGCGTCTTGGCCTCCTCACGCTTCGGCGCCGTCGGAGTGTCGCGGAGCTTGGACATTACCTTTTCGCCGACGTTTGATGGTGCCATTGCTCCCATCCGGTGAAACATCTCCCATTCCCATCGTTTGACCGGCGGCGGCCCCGCCCGTTCGATGCGCTTCTGCCGATCAATCGGAATGCCGCGCTCACGTGCCTTGTCGGCGAAACGAATCCGCCATTCGCTGAAGTCGCGGATATTTGGGTTGAGCATCTTTCCGCTCGCGTTGCGCAGCGCAACGAGGACATGCAGGTGCGGATGCTTTCCGAGGTCGTTGCGATTATGGACGGCATAGGCATAGCGGTGGCCTGCAAACTGTTCCCTCAGAAAATCGCGTCCTGCGAGAATGAACCGGTCGCGATCGACATTGGCCGGTCCCGATAGCAACAGGTGCATAAAATCCCGCGGCTGGCGGGTCTGCATCAGAGCGCCGACGACGTTGCCCTCGGCCGTCAGTTCCTTATGGTCCTTGGTGGTGACTTCGCGCCGTTCCCCACCAAGCTCGTAACGGCCGCTCTTGCCAGGCCGGTCTCTAAGGTGAGTTTTCGTCGACAGCGTTACCTCCGCGCCGGCCCGTTGCATGGCATGCAGGGTGGCTGTCAGGCCTTTTGGTCCAGAGGAGAATTCGGCCGGGTAGCGCGAAACTGGAGTGATCCCGGCGCCGCGCAAAGCCCTGTCCAGCCGCTCGTCGATCGCATGGACATTATCGATTTCCGCGAGGATACGGTTGGCGCTGCTTCGATCCGACCTGTCCTTCTTCTCATGGGCAATCACCAATGCAAAATGGAGACGGGTTCCACCCTTCACACCCTCGCTGAGGCTGAAGGCATAGGTTCGATTGGTGTCGCCCGGCCGACGAAACCCATCGTCCGCTAGCGAACCGACAGCGCGCGCGATGTCTTTGCGGTCGCCCTTTTCAAGCTCGTAAGTCAGACGGAGAACGTCCTGGCTACCTTTCCGGTTGCTAAACTCCCTCTCCCAGGACCGGACGGCGGCACTGAGATCGGTGACCTCGCGACCGTCCTGGTCGCGCGCTCTCTCTTCCTTGCTTTGATAGGCGAGGACGTTGCGGGCCGAACTCGCGCCGGCACCATAAGACAAGACCTTGACGACGACCGCATTGTTGCCGGCCGCGCGGCTTAACGCCGAGGCAGCGCCCGGATGTTTGATTGAGGGCAAGCCAGATTTCGTAAAGGTCGGCCGCTTCGCTGATCCGCCGCCACCGCCCCCGCGCCGCCGCAACTCGTCTTCGATAAGATCGAAGTAGCTCGGCAGCCGACGACCTTCCGGTCTAGACGCGGAGCGACTTCTGGACAGGTCGTTCATCGTGGTTCCTGATCAGGTCGGCGATAAAGGTGGAGGGCCGGATAAAGGCAGCGTCGCGGATGGCATCAAGAGCGCGCATGACTTCTTCGAGCTGATGCGCGATCGCTTTGGTACTTTCGGCATGCACACTCTCCTCAGAGAGGAACTCCTCGTTCCGAAAAGCAAGTTCGCGCAGAAACTGGTGCATGTTCGCCAGCTGCCGGTCGTGCTCCTCGAGCATCGCCGGAATGTGCATGATCTCCCTGGTGACAATGAGCTTGGCGACAATGTTGACGGAGACATCGAGCCTGCGGGCAAGGGCGTCGAGATTGCTTAAGATCTGAGCAGGCAGCCGGAACATGATGGCCGGGTCGCGCATCGACTACAGCCCCCTCGCCTTCAGAGCCTCGACAATCAGCCGGTGCGTCGCCGATGAAAGCTGCTCGTGGCGCTCCAACGAAACCCGGAAAATCTTCGTCAGCACGTCGTCATCGAGATATAGCGAGATGCGCTTCCGTTTCGTGGTGTCCCCTGCCGCTGTGGTTCCCTTGGCGGCCAATCGCCCACGTCGTCGATTGTTGTCGGGAGTGTGGACGTCCGGTGACCTGACGTCGGGCGTGACGCTCTCACTCTGCTCTTCAAGAGCCTCATCGGGCATCAGCGTTTCAAGGTCGATATTAGTCGGCATATAGGAGGTGGCGGTCTCTACCACGTCCTTCGCCTGATCCTCTCTCGAGCGGGCAAGGGCTAGAATGTTGCCGGTTGGTGTTCTTTCGCCTGCCATCGCGTTCAAGCTGCCTCCGCCTGCAGAAGACTGATAAACTCGTTGTTGATCTTCTTCACGAGATCGATCGCATCGAGCACACTCTCGGAGGCCCGACGCTTGGCTGATGGCGTCAGCGACGGGTTGTTCTCGATGGTGGCAAGTTTGGAATAGAGCGAACCGAAGCCGGCTCCGACATCGCTGAAATGGTTGCTCTTGCGGATAACCGTCTCCACCAGGGGAATCCTGCCGCTCGTAAGGATCGCATGGACTTCCGGAAGCGACCGATTGTGTTTGAGAGCGATCATGTCGACGTAATTCCAGATCGCCGCGTAAGGGATCGGTCCTTGGGGCCGTTTTTTGGATATCTCCTTCAAAATGGTCGCGACCTTGATCGCTGACGTGGCGGCGGTCGGTTCCGGAATAATCGGGATGAGGACGGCGTCGCACTCCTGATAGACCTCGATTGCGCGTTGATGGACGTAGCCGCCAACGTCATAGATGCGAATATCCGCCTCGGGCGCGTCAGCCATGCGGTCCCGAAACCGATCCCCGGGAGCCACTCGCAGATGCAGCAACGTGCCGTCGGTCGGAAGCAGGCCGCGCTTCATGGAGACATTGAACCAGCGCGTCGACGACTCCTGCTCGTCGCAATCGATGAGCAGGGTTCTGTGTCCCTGTTGCGCAAACTCCGCTGCGAGATTGACATTCAAGGTCGATTTGCCCGCACCTCCTTTGAACGTCGAGATAGCAAGCGAAAGTGGTTTGACTGCCATGGATCCTCTCACCCCTTCGGCTCAAAAGTTACTGTCACGGCGGGAAGCTCAGGCATTGGACAGACGGACGACAAGTGCGTTCCAAGATCCCCAAAACCTAACCGCATGCCCTTCAGGCCCGAAGTCTGGACCGTAGCGCGTCCTGCCGTCGCCTGGCGACCAGGTCATCATTCAACCCGGTGATCTCGCGCTCACGAGCCGCATCCGCCACGGGATCCCTCGCGGGCCAAAATCGCAGGATGGCCGAGAAAAGAAGCGTGAAGAAAGCAATTGTGGCAGCTTTGAACAAGGAAGACCGAGTATAAAGATCGGCCGCCCATTGCCATAACGCCTTCGTCCATTCGGGCGGCAGAAAGGCATACGAAAATACCAGCGAAATACCGTATGCAACGAAGAACGCGACGAGAAAGCAGCCGGCCGATGCGACCAATAAGTTCGCGATCAACATCAGGAACCATGCCATCCGGAACGGGAAGACAACCACCCTGAACGCCTTTCTTGCCGCCGACATTACCCTTCTCCATCTGCACGTTTCCGGTGTTCAACAACACATACTGCAATCCTCGAGCATTTTCCAGACTTGCACTGCAGTATAATTTCGTGCATGCTCGAAATAGTCAACTTGCGACGGATGCGAGCATGAACAATGGCGCATGGCGGTTCGACCGCCTCCTCTTTTGCAGCCTTCTCAATGCCCTGATCGCCCTGCCCTTTGCCGCGCGGGCCGACACGGCTGCGGACTTTGTCAGCTATTATCAAAACGCCTATGCTGAGGGCCGTGACCTGATCCCCGGACCGCAAATTCCGCTGGACACGTCATCGATTGCGTCCCGACTTGATCTGCAAAGCGTTAGCCCAAAGGCCGCGCTGAGCGGCAGCGCGTTTCTCAGCGCCGACGGTGCCGTCATTAAACTGGCTGGCGTCCAGGGCTGCCTCTCAACCGAGCCAATGGAATTTGCCGGAATGCCGACGACCTGTGCCATGATTTCGCTTGCGGGCATGACTGCAACGCTCGATGAGGCAAAGGCAGGCGCTGGCGACGCATTTCCTTGCCACGTTTTCGCGCAAAACCCAGGCAGACCAGCGGTGCGTTTTGCTGAATGCTTTTTCGTCGAGAATGGCGCGGTTCGATCGCTCTCCGAGGCGCTCATCCGCAAAGGCTTCGTGTTCGCTGCCCGTGACCGCGCCGGCCGACCCGTCTTCCCGGAATATTTGCAAGCCGAGGAAGTCGCACGCGGTGAACAAATCGGCATCTGGGCAAGCGATCAGTTCGCGCATCCCAATGGGGAACGCACCCCGGTCAATTCGACGACCAATTGATGCGGATCGGGCTTCTCATGTTCATTTCGACGATCACAGCTTCCGGCGTCGATGCTGCCACGACGATCATGCCGATGCTCCCCCACGGCGATGTCATGCCCGAATCGCATTTCTCGGCCCCGGTCGTTCCTGTCCAGGCATCGCAAACGGACCTTCCCCCGGCCGCTGACGCCGGTGGCGCCCAACCCGAATTCGTTCCGTTCCCCACGCAGGCGCAGTTCGAAACCGGCGACACCTGGATCTCCGGTGGTCGACGCTATCGGCTCTATGGCCTGCAGGCCTGTCTTCGAGGCACCAATGTCACCGTCTCCGCCGGTGTTATCAGGGACTGTGGAGAGCTCGATCTGATCATGGCGC
This Rhizobium leguminosarum DNA region includes the following protein-coding sequences:
- a CDS encoding relaxase/mobilization nuclease domain-containing protein — protein: MPSIKHPGAASALSRAAGNNAVVVKVLSYGAGASSARNVLAYQSKEERARDQDGREVTDLSAAVRSWEREFSNRKGSQDVLRLTYELEKGDRKDIARAVGSLADDGFRRPGDTNRTYAFSLSEGVKGGTRLHFALVIAHEKKDRSDRSSANRILAEIDNVHAIDERLDRALRGAGITPVSRYPAEFSSGPKGLTATLHAMQRAGAEVTLSTKTHLRDRPGKSGRYELGGERREVTTKDHKELTAEGNVVGALMQTRQPRDFMHLLLSGPANVDRDRFILAGRDFLREQFAGHRYAYAVHNRNDLGKHPHLHVLVALRNASGKMLNPNIRDFSEWRIRFADKARERGIPIDRQKRIERAGPPPVKRWEWEMFHRMGAMAPSNVGEKVMSKLRDTPTAPKREEAKTRLEQSRHSVGHVIRMLEGIAKDRGAPSTARELSQDLSIGLRREYGRLETAVREGRDPTREKGKEHMLRSTPITATQAKAAKETLANTALSVAAKIANPSDRLIFEQATKIIGKVVGLQLDSRVAKNRDRTESGRDKRSSDSLETKSVAGRDHVAEQGVINKSSNNRSLDALRIGRSNAEHDGPETDRSNRERPKPQQRGRDIPKSIKLRPPQEKDRDRTR
- a CDS encoding ParA family protein: MAVKPLSLAISTFKGGAGKSTLNVNLAAEFAQQGHRTLLIDCDEQESSTRWFNVSMKRGLLPTDGTLLHLRVAPGDRFRDRMADAPEADIRIYDVGGYVHQRAIEVYQECDAVLIPIIPEPTAATSAIKVATILKEISKKRPQGPIPYAAIWNYVDMIALKHNRSLPEVHAILTSGRIPLVETVIRKSNHFSDVGAGFGSLYSKLATIENNPSLTPSAKRRASESVLDAIDLVKKINNEFISLLQAEAA
- a CDS encoding nuclease; amino-acid sequence: MNNGAWRFDRLLFCSLLNALIALPFAARADTAADFVSYYQNAYAEGRDLIPGPQIPLDTSSIASRLDLQSVSPKAALSGSAFLSADGAVIKLAGVQGCLSTEPMEFAGMPTTCAMISLAGMTATLDEAKAGAGDAFPCHVFAQNPGRPAVRFAECFFVENGAVRSLSEALIRKGFVFAARDRAGRPVFPEYLQAEEVARGEQIGIWASDQFAHPNGERTPVNSTTN
- a CDS encoding thermonuclease family protein; this encodes MFISTITASGVDAATTIMPMLPHGDVMPESHFSAPVVPVQASQTDLPPAADAGGAQPEFVPFPTQAQFETGDTWISGGRRYRLYGLQACLRGTNVTVSAGVIRDCGELDLIMAQALIRDTRPVCATIKNLDQNNAVVACQTTTGRHRYDLATYMIAQGWGFAAVDSAGQLIVPGYRVAEESARSARAGLWAYSDLPHPVSILQQQAGAQR